In the Aristaeella hokkaidonensis genome, CCTGGCGGCTCCGGCTCCAGAAGCAGGTCAGGCCTTTCTCCATGGAAATCTTCAGGCTTTCCCTGTTCATATAGGCCATCATCAGCACTTTCCCGTTCTCCGCGTCCACCACAATGGCCGGTATCAGGCCCTTCTCGTCAAATTTCAGTTCGTCGATGTTCAGCATGATTAATCCTCCAATTCATAATTCATAATGCCAGTTACTGATTCTCTATGAAAGATGATTGCAGTTCCTTGTTTTGTATAACCATATGATTTGGTTTTTCACAATCCATAATTGTGAATTATGAATTATGAATTGTGAATTCTCTTATATCCTTGCCGGAATCCCATTCCTCTGCATTTCACGCTTCAGGTCATTGATCGCCACTTCACCGAAGTGGAAGATCGAAGCCGCCAGCCCCGCATCCACTCCGGGCAGCGCCTTGAACAGCGTGATGAAATCCTCAATACACCCTGCGCCGCCGGACGCAATCACCGGCACCTTCACCACGTCGCAGACCTTCTCCAGCAGTTCCAGGTCGAACCCCTGCTTCACACCGTCTGTGTCCATGGAGTTGACCACGACCTCTCCGGCACCTTCTCCGACGCACCGGCGGACCCATTCAATCGCTTCCATGCCGGTATTCTCCCGGCCGCCTTTGGCAAAAATCCTGAAAACGCCGTCCACGCGCTTCACGTCCACGCTCAGCACCACGCACTGGTCGCCGTAAAGCTTTGCCGCCTTGCCTACCAGCGAAGGGTCCCGAATCGCGCCGGAATTAACCGACACCTTGTCCGCACCGCACTTCAGCACCCGGTCAAAGTCATCCGTGGTATTGATGCCGCCGCCCACTGTCAGGGGGATAAACACCGTACGTGCCGTTTCCGTCAGGATATCCGTAAACAGTGCCCGGCCTTCAGCGGAAGCCGTTATGTCATAAAACACAAGTTCATCCGCGCCGTTTTCACTGTAATACTTCGCCAGTTCCACCGGGGATGCCACATCCCCAAGCTTCTGGAAGTTGACACCCTTGACCACCCGTCCGTCCTTCACGTCCAGGCAGGGAATGATTCGCTTTGTAATCACCGTGCCACCTCTATTGCTTTCTTCAGATCAATGTCCCCGGTATAGTACGCCTTACCAATGATGGCGCCGTACAGGTTCATCTTCCGCAGGCTCTCTACATCTTCCAGGGTGGATACCCCGCCGGAAGCCGTAATCTGCAGTCCCAGGCTTTCTGACAGCTGCCGGTACATTTCCCGGTTCGTACCCCGCATAGCGCCGTCCCGGGAAATATCCGTGCAGATCAGGGTCTTAACCCCGATGCTTTCCATCTGCCGGCAGAACGCCATAAACTCCAGGGCGGATTTTTCCATCCATCCCTTGATAGCCACATATCCGTCCCGGACATCCACGCCCACAGCAATCTTCTCTCCGTAAGTGTCCACTGCTTCCCGCAGGAAAGCGGGATCCTCCACCGCTGCCGTTCCCAGGATCACCCTGTCCAGCCCGGCTGACAGATAGGTTTTCACGGTTTCCATGCTGCGGATGCCGCCGCCGATCTCACAGAACAGCCCGGCCACCTCTTTAATCTTCAGCACCGTCTCCAGGTTCGGCGTCGTTCCGCTTTTTGCGCCCTCCAGGTCTACAAGATGCGCATGAGTTGCACCCTTTGCGGCAAAATCCCGGCCGATTTCTTCCGGGTGCTCACTGTAAACAGTCATCTGGGCATAATCACCCTTGTACAGGCGCACTGCCTTGCCTTCATATAAATCAATAGCAGGAAACAGGATCATGTTATGCGTTTCCTCCTATCTCACAGAAGGCTTTCAGAATCCGAAGACCCACTTCCCCGCTTTTTTCCGGGTGGAACTGACAGCCGAATACATTGCCGCAGCCCACACACGCCGTCAGGTCTGCGCCGTATTCCGTCACAGCCAGCAGGCTCTCCTCGCAGTTCACCGCGCTGTAGGAATGGACGAAATATACATACTCGCCTTTCCGGGTGTATTTCAGCAAGGGAGAATCCTTCACGATCCTCAGGGCATTCCAGCCCATCTGGGGGATTTTCAGCCCTTCCGGAATCCGTTCCGCAATAGGACGAATCTCGCCTTTCAGAAGACCGAGCCCTTCATGCTCGCCGTATTCATAGCTGCGTTCAAACAGCATCTGCATACCAAGGCACACACCCATCAGCGGCTTCCCCTTGGCGGTTTCTTCTTTCACCGCCTTGTCCATACCGGAGGCACGCAGCTTTTCCGCCGCATCCTGGAAAGCGCCGACCCCGGGCAGAATCAGCCGGTCTGCCCTGCGGATCTCCTCAATATCGCTGGTCACCACAGCATCCTGTCCGATGGCCGCAAACGAAGACCGCAGGGAGAACAGATTCCCGACGCCGTAGTCGATGATCGCAATCATCACAGAACTCCTTTCGTTGAAGGAATTTCATCCGCACAGGCCGGATCAATAGCCACTGCAGTCCGTAGGCTGCGGGCTACGCTCTTGAATGCTCCTTCAATAATGTGGTGGCTGTTGCCGCCGGCAAGCTGCCTGATATGCAGCGTGGCACAGGCATTGTGGGCCAGCGCCCGGAAAAATTCCTCCGTCAGTTCCGTATCAAAAGCACCGACCTTCTCAGCAGGGATCTGCAGGTCATACACCAGCAGGCCGCGTCCGGAAAGATCCACAGCGCTGAGGATCAGGCTCTCATCCATGGGCAGGATTGTGCTGCCATAGCGGACAATACCCTTTTTATCTCCCAGGGCCTGCTCAAAAGCCTTGCCCAGGGCAATACCGATATCTTCCACAGAGTGATGATCATCCACATAGGTGTCTCCCTTGCAGGAAACCTCCAGATCGAAACGTCCGTGCCGGGCAAACAGCGTCAGCATGTGATCCAGGAAGCCCACACCGGTATCGATGACGTTCTTGCCTGTTCCATCCAGATCCAGCCTGATCCGGATATCTGTTTCGCCGGTCTTGCGGCTTACTTCAGCCTGTCTCATGCTTTTTCCTCCAATATCTGTTTGATGGCTGCTGTCAGTTTCTCCATCTGTTCGGGTGTACCGACGGTAATCCGGTTATAATCCTTGATCCTTTCCTTGCTGAAGTGACGGATCAGGATCCCCTTCTTTTTCAGTTCAAGATACAGATCCTCGCCGGATATATCCGGATGTCGTGCAAAGAGGAAATTGGTCTGCGAGGTCGTCATTTCAAAACCCAGTTCCCGAAGTGCTCTTTCGCTCCGGCTGCGGGTTTCCATAATAATCTCGCAGTTCTTCATATTATATTCATCCAGTTTCAGGCTGGCCACGCCGGCCGCGGATGTCAGGGAGTTGACGTTATAGGGGTTGATGGAATACTTGATTGCGTTCAGGTCACGGATCAGTTCCGGATTGCCGATGCCCATTCCCAGCCGTGCGCCGGCCATGGAACGGGACTTGGAAAAGGTCTGTGTAACAAGCAGGTTGTCATATTCCTTAATCAGCGGAACGCAGCTCTCCGCCCCGAAATCCACATACGCTTCATCCACAACCACCACATTATAGAGATTCTGCTTCAGGATCTCCTCGATTTCGCTTCGCCGCAGGGCAATGGCTGTCGGTGCGTTTGGATTGGCAATGAAGATGGTGCCCGCTTTCTGGAAATAATCACTGATGTCAATCGTCAGGTCTTCCTTCAGCGGAATCTCTTCATAGGGGACCTGGTTGATATCCGCGAAAACCGGATAAAATCCATACGTGATATCCGCGAAGTAGGCCGGCGTATGTTTGTCACAAAAAGCCATGAAGGCAAAATTGAGGATCTCGTCTGAGCCGTTGGTCATCAGCAGCTCATCCGGAGATACATTCAGCCTTTCCGCCAGGGTTTTCCTCAACTCCACACATTCCGTATCAGAGTAGAGATACAGCTTGTCACTGGCCTTCCTGACCGCCTCGGCCACTTCCGGCAGCGGCGGATAGGGATTCTCATTCGTATTCAGCTTGATATATTTCTGCTCTCTCGGCTGCTCACCGGGAGTATACGGTTCCAGATCTTTATACTTATCTGAAAAGAACCGGCTCATTTTCTCTCCCCATCCTTCCCGATCAATAACGTTGTTTATGCTTCGCTTTCCATTGTACGGATAACCGCGCTCCTCGCGTGCCCTGTCAGGCCTTCCATCCTGGCGAAAGCTGCCACGTCTTCCGCAACAGCCGCCAGTGCGTCCCTGGTGAAATAAGTATACTGTGTTTTCTTCACAAAGTCATCCACCGAAAGAGGACTGGAAAATTTGGCGGTTCCCTGTGTCGGCAGCGTGTGGTTCGGTCCGGCAAGATAATCCCCCAGCGCTTCCGGACAGTTGCGTCCGAGGAAAACCGATCCGGCATGCCGGATGCTGTCCAGCCAGTCAAACGGATTATCCACACACAGCTCCAGGTGTTCCGGCGCAATCTCGTTGGCAATGTCAATAACTGTCCTCAGGTCGTCCGCCACAATGATCTTGCCGTTATTATCGATGGAGATCCGAGCAATCTCAGCCCGGTCCAGCTGCGGAATCTGTTTTTCCAGTTCATCCCGCACCTTTTCAGCCAATTCCATGGAATCGGTTACCAGTACCGCACTGGCCACCTTATCATGTTCCGCCTGGCTCAGCAGGTCTGCCGCCAGGTATGCGGGATTGGATTTGCCGTCGGCAGCCACCAGAATTTCACTGGGGCCTGCAATCATATCAATGGAAACAACACCATAAACCTGCCGCTTGGCTTCCGCCACAAATGCGTTGCCGGGGCCGACAATTTTATCTGTTTTCGGCACGGATTCCGTTCCGTATGCCAGTGCCGCAATCGCCTGTGCTCCGCCAGCTTTCACGATACGATCCGCCCCGGCCACTTTCGCCGCAGCGAGGATCGCAGCGTTGATTTTTCCGTCTTTTCCGGGGGGAGTGGTCAGCACCACTTCCTTTACGCCGGCTATTTTCGCCGGAATCACATCCATCAGCACTGTAGAGGAAAGCGGAGCTGTTCCGCCTGGCACATAAATACCGGCCCGATCCACCGGAATAACCTTCTGGCCCATCACCACGCCGGGCTCATCATTTATAATGAAGGAATTACGCACCTGCCGGCTGTGGAACTTCCGGATATTGGCGGCAGCCTTTTCCAGGATGGCCATGAATTCGGGAGTAATCTGAGTCAGCGCCTCTTCCATTTCCTCGGGCGTCACCAGCACGCTTTCCAGTTTCGCACCGTCATATTTTTCCGTATATTCAAGCAGGGCTTCGTCTCCCCGTTCCCGTACGCTGCGGATGATTTCTGCGACCTTGTCGGTCACATTCACAGTGGGCATGGCACGGTCGAAGATCTCATCGTTGGATACCTCTCCGTATTTCATAATCCGGATCATGCTTCCTGCACTTCCTTTCTCAGTCCCTCAGTCAGTCTTTCAATCTGTTCTGTCCGGAATTTGAAACCGGACTTATTGGCGATCAGCCGTGCCGAAATCGGGACTATCTCCTCAATCACCGAGAGATTATTCTCACGCAGGGTGGTGCCCGTTTCCACGATATCCACAATCACGTCTGACAATCCGAGAATCGGAGCGATCTCGATGGAACCGTTCAGATGGATGATGTCAATATCCCGGCCAACGGATGTGTAATAATCCCTGGCAATGCGGGAAAACTTTGTGGCAACCCGCAGCGTCCGGTTCATATCATCCTGGAATCCAGCCGGTGCAGCCACCGCCATGCGGCATTTCCCCACATTCAAATCCAGCAGCTCATAGACGTCCGGCCGGTACTCCAGCAGGATATCCTTTCCCGCAACGCCGATATCGGCTGCGCCGCGTTCCACATAAATTGCCACGTCAGAGGGCTTTACCCAGAAGTACCTGACGCCGGCTTCCTCATTGTCAAAAATCAGTTTCCGGCTGTTTTCCATCAGTGCGGGGCATTCAAAACCGGCTTTTGCGAACATGGCATAGACTTTCTCGCCCAGTCTGCCCTTAGGTAAAGCAATATTAAGCACGGAAGTTTTCCTCCTCTGTCAGTCTTTCCAGCATGTCCAGGAACACAGCGAATCCGATCGCCCGGTCTTTCCTGCCCATCTTTCTCATCAGCGCGTCATACTGTCCGCCGGAAAGCACACTGCCGGGGATACCGCTGATAAAGCCTTTAAAGGCAATCCCGTTAT is a window encoding:
- the hisA gene encoding 1-(5-phosphoribosyl)-5-[(5-phosphoribosylamino)methylideneamino]imidazole-4-carboxamide isomerase, whose amino-acid sequence is MILFPAIDLYEGKAVRLYKGDYAQMTVYSEHPEEIGRDFAAKGATHAHLVDLEGAKSGTTPNLETVLKIKEVAGLFCEIGGGIRSMETVKTYLSAGLDRVILGTAAVEDPAFLREAVDTYGEKIAVGVDVRDGYVAIKGWMEKSALEFMAFCRQMESIGVKTLICTDISRDGAMRGTNREMYRQLSESLGLQITASGGVSTLEDVESLRKMNLYGAIIGKAYYTGDIDLKKAIEVAR
- the hisD gene encoding histidinol dehydrogenase produces the protein MIRIMKYGEVSNDEIFDRAMPTVNVTDKVAEIIRSVRERGDEALLEYTEKYDGAKLESVLVTPEEMEEALTQITPEFMAILEKAAANIRKFHSRQVRNSFIINDEPGVVMGQKVIPVDRAGIYVPGGTAPLSSTVLMDVIPAKIAGVKEVVLTTPPGKDGKINAAILAAAKVAGADRIVKAGGAQAIAALAYGTESVPKTDKIVGPGNAFVAEAKRQVYGVVSIDMIAGPSEILVAADGKSNPAYLAADLLSQAEHDKVASAVLVTDSMELAEKVRDELEKQIPQLDRAEIARISIDNNGKIIVADDLRTVIDIANEIAPEHLELCVDNPFDWLDSIRHAGSVFLGRNCPEALGDYLAGPNHTLPTQGTAKFSSPLSVDDFVKKTQYTYFTRDALAAVAEDVAAFARMEGLTGHARSAVIRTMESEA
- the hisH gene encoding imidazole glycerol phosphate synthase subunit HisH; protein product: MIAIIDYGVGNLFSLRSSFAAIGQDAVVTSDIEEIRRADRLILPGVGAFQDAAEKLRASGMDKAVKEETAKGKPLMGVCLGMQMLFERSYEYGEHEGLGLLKGEIRPIAERIPEGLKIPQMGWNALRIVKDSPLLKYTRKGEYVYFVHSYSAVNCEESLLAVTEYGADLTACVGCGNVFGCQFHPEKSGEVGLRILKAFCEIGGNA
- the hisF gene encoding imidazole glycerol phosphate synthase subunit HisF, coding for MITKRIIPCLDVKDGRVVKGVNFQKLGDVASPVELAKYYSENGADELVFYDITASAEGRALFTDILTETARTVFIPLTVGGGINTTDDFDRVLKCGADKVSVNSGAIRDPSLVGKAAKLYGDQCVVLSVDVKRVDGVFRIFAKGGRENTGMEAIEWVRRCVGEGAGEVVVNSMDTDGVKQGFDLELLEKVCDVVKVPVIASGGAGCIEDFITLFKALPGVDAGLAASIFHFGEVAINDLKREMQRNGIPARI
- the hisC gene encoding histidinol-phosphate transaminase, with protein sequence MSRFFSDKYKDLEPYTPGEQPREQKYIKLNTNENPYPPLPEVAEAVRKASDKLYLYSDTECVELRKTLAERLNVSPDELLMTNGSDEILNFAFMAFCDKHTPAYFADITYGFYPVFADINQVPYEEIPLKEDLTIDISDYFQKAGTIFIANPNAPTAIALRRSEIEEILKQNLYNVVVVDEAYVDFGAESCVPLIKEYDNLLVTQTFSKSRSMAGARLGMGIGNPELIRDLNAIKYSINPYNVNSLTSAAGVASLKLDEYNMKNCEIIMETRSRSERALRELGFEMTTSQTNFLFARHPDISGEDLYLELKKKGILIRHFSKERIKDYNRITVGTPEQMEKLTAAIKQILEEKA
- the hisB gene encoding imidazoleglycerol-phosphate dehydratase HisB is translated as MRQAEVSRKTGETDIRIRLDLDGTGKNVIDTGVGFLDHMLTLFARHGRFDLEVSCKGDTYVDDHHSVEDIGIALGKAFEQALGDKKGIVRYGSTILPMDESLILSAVDLSGRGLLVYDLQIPAEKVGAFDTELTEEFFRALAHNACATLHIRQLAGGNSHHIIEGAFKSVARSLRTAVAIDPACADEIPSTKGVL
- the hisG gene encoding ATP phosphoribosyltransferase, coding for MLNIALPKGRLGEKVYAMFAKAGFECPALMENSRKLIFDNEEAGVRYFWVKPSDVAIYVERGAADIGVAGKDILLEYRPDVYELLDLNVGKCRMAVAAPAGFQDDMNRTLRVATKFSRIARDYYTSVGRDIDIIHLNGSIEIAPILGLSDVIVDIVETGTTLRENNLSVIEEIVPISARLIANKSGFKFRTEQIERLTEGLRKEVQEA